The Platichthys flesus chromosome 18, fPlaFle2.1, whole genome shotgun sequence genome includes a window with the following:
- the LOC133973047 gene encoding syntaxin-11-like produces the protein MRDMLERLRTVHEEQEQSEPKFYGPEYDVDRLTLTQQAVVFENSSAIDNILKEAHSIRKEISLLHSEVKHLSAINERFGTSVGRLTLIKKDSVSIARGIQQHGEALYIRLQALGKESSRVEEKEGHNSAVCRIARAQYDTLTRAFHAAMSDYAQAEEMQRSACRGRIKRQASIIGTEISDEQLDELVDKGGEGWAELSQSLQTPGGRSSRWAMGKIQGRHKELVELEARLKEVHEMFLTMAVLVEEQGSMINNIETNVCGTEEYVEKFNVNIKKAVQYKRKNPFHHFCPCLPCWRHNQTV, from the coding sequence ATGCGGGACATGCTGGAGAGGCTGAGGACCGTccatgaggagcaggagcagagtgaGCCTAAGTTCTATGGACCTGAGTACGACGTGGACAGGTTGACTCTGACTCAACAGGCGGTGGTTTTTGAGAACTCCTCAGCTATTGACAACATCCTGAAGGAGGCtcactccattcgcaaggagatctccctcctccactcagAGGTCAAGCATCTGAGCGCAATCAACGAGCGCTTTGGCACCTCTGTAGGACGCCTTACCCTGATCAAAAAAGACTCCGTTTCTATCGCCAGGGGAATCCAGCAACATGGGGAGGCCCTGTACATCCGCCTGCAGGCTCTGGGTAAGGAGAGCAGCcgggtggaggagaaggaaggtCACAACTCTGCAGTCTGCCGCATCGCCCGAGCCCAGTACGACACGCTGACCAGAGCCTTCCATGCTGCCATGAGTGACTACGCTCAGGCCGAGGAGATGCAGAGGAGCGCGTGTCGGGGGAGGATCAAGAGGCAGGCCTCCATCATTGGGACTGAAATATCTGATGAACAGCTGGATGAGCTGGTGGACAAAGGCGGAGAGGGGTGGGCCGAGCTGTCCCAGAGTCTGCAGACACCAGGCGGCCGCTCGAGCCGATGGGCGATGGGTAAGATCCAAGGCAGACacaaggagctggtggagctggaggccagGCTGAAGGAGGTCCACGAGATGTTCCTGACCATGGCCGtgctggtggaggagcagggatCCATGATCAACAACATTGAGACCAATGTGTGCGGTACCGAGGAGTACGTGGAAAAATTCAACGTTAACATCAAGAAGGCCGTACAGTACAAGAGGAAAAATCCTTTTCACCACTTCTGTCCCTGTCTCCCCTGCTGGAGACACAACCAAACAGTATAG